One segment of Acropora muricata isolate sample 2 chromosome 8, ASM3666990v1, whole genome shotgun sequence DNA contains the following:
- the LOC136925945 gene encoding uncharacterized protein encodes MASCSRQPQQHDRTIKVTILASEWGSSKGELSTINRELAIQLAKFADVEVTFFLPKCSHESKKEAQSHGIFIVEAERLVGYHEEMDWLSFPPENLQIDVVVGHGVNLGRQAQVIRKSHKSKWVQVIHTDSEKLGMYKCYDNPISKGEQKHSAEIELCQMSDLVVAVGPKLGEAFRKYLRWCKKDQDVFEFTPGVFADFAGAEQALDERKDRRVLVFGRGDDEDFKLKGFDIAARSVTALPDTHLVFVGAPEGKYTDVTKRLLDSGISERRVTVRGFKDREGLKREFCEADLVLMPSRTEGFGLTALEAMSAGLPVIVSKNSGFGEALGRVPSGSSFVIDSEDCSAWTEAIKGTWNKDRRARLDEIKVLRDAYGKRYSWSEQCKNLLDKMVSLLVNRQACNTSMGMESGKILNKQITASSEWNADHAAHQGRLNFQEVVEGGVAGKSGSWSARKNDKNQWLQVDLLREESVVTNVATQGRNRHPRWPWGGHSQWVKRYKLQYSNNGVNFKYYKDARQNTAKVFAGNKDRDSIVRHYLNPPIRARYIRFQPIAWNQHISMRVGLNGC; translated from the exons ATGGCATCGTGTTCAAGGCAACCTCAACAACATGATAGAACAATTAAAGTCACCATTTTGGCTTCTGAGTGGGGATCCAGTAAGGGTGAACTTTCCACTATAAACAGAGAGTTGGCCATTCAGTTAGCCAAATTTGCTGATGTTGAAGTcactttctttttgccaaaatgcTCTCACGAGAGTAAGAAGGAAGCACAGAGCCATGGCATATTCATTGTTGAGGCAGAGAGGCTAGTAGGGTACCATGAAGAAATGGATTGGCTCAGCTTTCCACCGGAGAATTTGCAGATAGATGTGGTGGTTGGTCATGGtgtgaatcttggtcgccaggcTCAAGTTATCCGCAAATCTCACAAAAGCAAGTGGGTTCAAGTGATACACACAGATTCAGAGAAACTAGGAATGTACAAATGTTATGACAATCCAATCTCAAAGGGAGAACAAAAGCACAGTGCTGAGATAGAACTATGCCAGATGTCTGATTTGGTTGTTGCAGTCGGACCCAAGTTAGGAGAAGCCTTTCGCAAGTACCTTCGCTGGTGTAAAAAAGATcaagatgtttttgagttcaCTCCTGgcgtttttgctgattttgccggTGCTGAACAAGCTCTTGATGAAAGAAAAGACCGCAGGGTTTTGGTATTTGGACGCGGAGATGATGAAGATTTTAAGCTAAAGGGGTTTGATATTGCAGCAAGATCTGTTACTGCATTACCCGACACACATCTGGTATTTGTGGGAGCACCTGAAGGAAAATACACCGATGTCACGAAACGTTTGCTTGATTCCGGAATTTCTGAAAGACGTGTTACTGTGAGGGGCTTCAAGGATCGAGAAGGTCTGAAGCGAGAATTCTGTGAGGCAGATCTTGTGCTAATGCCATCCAGAACTGAAGGATTCGGCTTGACAGCTCTGGAAGCAATGTCAGCTGGACTTCCTGTAATCGTCAGCAAGAACTCAGGGTTTGGAGAAGCTCTGGGCCGTGTACCATCTGGCTCTTCATTTGTGATTGACTCTGAAGATTGCAGTGCATGGACAGAAGCTATCAAGGGCACCTGGAACAAAGACAGACGGGCACGACTTGATGAGATCAAGGTTCTGCGTGACGCCTATGGAAAGAGATACAGTTGGTCAGAACAGTGCAAAAATCTTCTCGATAAGATGGTCAGCCTACTTGTGAATAGACAAG CATGCAACACATCCATGGGTATGGAGAGTGGGAAAATATTGAATAAGCAAATCACTGCATCTTCCGAATGGAATGCTGATCATGCCGCCCATCAAGGAAGACTTAACTTTCAAGAAGTTGTTGAGGGAGGTGTGGCAGGAAAGTCAGGGTCGTGGTCAGCTCGCAAAAACGATAAGAATCAATGGCTACAAGTCGACTTGCTCCGTGAAGAATCTGTTGTTACAAATGTAGCAACGCAAGGAAGAAACAGGCATCCACGTTGGCCATGGGGAGGACACAGCCAATGGGTGAAGAGATACAAGTTGCAGTACAGCAACAATGGAGTCAACTTTAAATACTACAAAGATGCAAGACAAAACACAGCTAAG GTATTTGCTGGAAACAAGGACAGGGACAGCATCGTTAGGCATTATCTAAACCCTCCAATCAGAGCTCGTTACATCCGTTTTCAACCAATAGCTTGGAATCAACACATATCCATGAGGGTGGGACTTAATGGATGTTAA